One window of Erwinia aphidicola genomic DNA carries:
- the mlaB gene encoding lipid asymmetry maintenance protein MlaB yields the protein MDGQLRWQVEDDRLTLAGELERETLLPLWQQRAEVMGRVEIIDVAGLQRVDSGGLALLVHLRQIVLARGKAPRFTGITDKLRSLITLYNLQKIIAEGE from the coding sequence ATGGACGGGCAACTGCGCTGGCAGGTCGAGGACGACCGGCTAACTCTTGCCGGCGAGCTGGAACGTGAAACGCTGCTGCCGCTTTGGCAGCAGCGTGCTGAGGTGATGGGCCGGGTTGAGATTATCGACGTTGCGGGCCTGCAGCGCGTGGACTCCGGTGGCCTGGCCCTGCTGGTCCATCTGCGCCAGATCGTGCTAGCGCGTGGCAAAGCGCCGCGTTTTACCGGGATCACGGATAAACTGCGTTCGCTGATCACCCTCTACAACCTGCAGAAAATTATTGCCGAAGGCGAGTAA
- the mlaC gene encoding phospholipid-binding protein MlaC has protein sequence MFKRLLMVAMLVIAPVAANAAADQTNPYKLMNEAAQKTFDRLKNEQPKIKQDPNYLRQVVREELLPYVQVKYAGALVLGRYYKEATPAQREAYFAAFSDYLTQAYGQALAMYNGQTYQIAPEQPLGDANIIAIRVTIIDPNGRPPVRLDFQWRKNSVSGNWQAFDMIAEGVSMISTKQNEWSGVLRQQGIDGLTARLKSAANEPITLDKKQ, from the coding sequence ATGTTTAAACGTTTACTGATGGTCGCGATGCTGGTCATTGCACCCGTAGCGGCGAATGCCGCAGCCGACCAGACCAATCCTTACAAGCTAATGAATGAGGCGGCGCAGAAGACCTTTGACCGCCTGAAAAACGAACAGCCTAAAATCAAGCAGGATCCTAACTATCTGCGGCAGGTCGTGCGTGAAGAGCTGCTGCCGTATGTGCAGGTGAAATATGCGGGAGCGCTGGTGCTGGGCCGCTACTACAAAGAAGCCACCCCGGCACAGCGTGAAGCCTATTTTGCGGCTTTCAGCGACTATCTGACCCAGGCATACGGCCAGGCGCTGGCGATGTATAACGGCCAGACTTATCAGATCGCCCCGGAGCAGCCGCTGGGTGATGCAAACATTATCGCTATCCGCGTCACCATCATCGACCCGAACGGCCGACCACCGGTGCGCCTGGACTTCCAGTGGCGTAAAAACAGCGTCAGCGGAAACTGGCAGGCGTTTGATATGATCGCTGAAGGCGTGAGTATGATTAGCACCAAGCAGAATGAGTGGAGCGGCGTGCTGCGTCAGCAGGGCATCGACGGCCTGACCGCGCGCCTGAAGTCGGCAGCAAATGAGCCTATCACGCTGGACAAGAAGCAGTAA
- the mlaD gene encoding outer membrane lipid asymmetry maintenance protein MlaD — protein sequence MQTKKSEIWVGAFLLLALCAIIFLCLRVADLKSLGNEPTWKLYATFDNIGGLKTGSPVKVGGVVVGRVTDITLDPKNYSPKVAMDIEDKYNNIPDTSSLAVRTSGLLGEQYLALNIGFDDPEMGTATLKDGGTIQDTKSAMVLEDLIGQFLYKSGNGDNKNPPAAGDEAAPAAAAPAAANNP from the coding sequence ATGCAAACGAAAAAAAGCGAAATTTGGGTAGGCGCCTTCTTACTTTTGGCGCTGTGCGCGATCATCTTTCTCTGTCTGCGCGTTGCCGACCTGAAATCCCTCGGCAATGAACCGACTTGGAAGCTTTATGCTACTTTTGACAATATTGGTGGCCTGAAAACAGGTTCCCCGGTCAAAGTGGGCGGCGTGGTGGTGGGGCGCGTAACCGATATCACGCTGGATCCGAAAAACTACTCACCGAAAGTCGCTATGGATATTGAAGACAAATATAACAATATCCCTGACACCAGCTCACTGGCGGTACGGACTTCCGGTCTGCTGGGCGAACAGTATCTGGCGCTGAATATCGGTTTTGATGACCCGGAAATGGGCACCGCAACCCTGAAAGACGGCGGCACCATTCAGGACACCAAGTCAGCGATGGTGCTGGAAGATCTGATAGGCCAGTTCCTCTACAAGAGCGGGAACGGCGACAACAAGAATCCACCTGCCGCGGGCGATGAGGCGGCTCCGGCCGCAGCAGCGCCTGCTGCGGCGAACAATCCATAA
- the mlaE gene encoding lipid asymmetry maintenance ABC transporter permease subunit MlaE, translating to MFLRALASLGRQGINTCASFGRAGLMLFHALFGIPRFRKHAHLLVKQLYSVGVLSLLIVIVSGLFIGMVLGLQGYLVLKTYSAETSLGMMVALSLLRELGPVVTALLFAGRAGSALTAEIGLMKATEQLSSMEMMAVDPLRRIISPRFWAGFISMPLLTLIFVAVGVLGGALVGVGWKGIDPGFFWSAMQSAVDLRTDIINCVIKSAVFAVTVTWIALFNGYDAIPTSEGISRATTRTVVHASLAVLGLDFVLTALMFGN from the coding sequence ATGTTTCTAAGAGCACTGGCGTCATTAGGGCGTCAGGGAATTAATACCTGTGCCTCATTTGGCCGCGCCGGACTGATGCTGTTCCATGCGCTGTTTGGCATCCCCCGTTTTCGTAAGCACGCTCACCTGCTGGTTAAACAGCTGTACAGCGTTGGCGTGCTTTCACTGCTCATCGTGATCGTATCCGGGCTGTTTATCGGCATGGTGCTTGGCCTGCAGGGTTACCTGGTGCTGAAAACCTACAGCGCGGAAACTAGTCTGGGTATGATGGTCGCGCTGTCGCTGCTGCGCGAGCTGGGGCCGGTGGTGACCGCGTTGCTGTTTGCCGGGCGTGCCGGTTCGGCCCTGACGGCAGAGATTGGCCTGATGAAAGCCACCGAGCAGCTCTCCAGCATGGAGATGATGGCGGTTGACCCACTGCGCCGCATTATATCGCCGCGTTTCTGGGCGGGCTTTATCAGCATGCCGCTGCTGACGCTGATTTTTGTCGCGGTTGGGGTGCTGGGTGGCGCGCTGGTTGGCGTGGGCTGGAAAGGGATTGACCCTGGCTTCTTCTGGTCAGCGATGCAGAGTGCGGTCGACCTGCGAACAGATATTATCAACTGCGTGATCAAGAGCGCCGTATTTGCGGTGACTGTGACCTGGATTGCGCTGTTTAACGGCTATGACGCCATCCCGACTTCTGAAGGGATCAGTCGGGCAACGACGCGTACCGTGGTACATGCTTCACTGGCAGTACTCGGTCTGGATTTTGTGCTTACGGCACTGATGTTTGGGAACTGA
- the mlaF gene encoding phospholipid ABC transporter ATP-binding protein MlaF: MSQTETNLVDVRGVSFSRGNRPIFDNISLTVPKGKVTAIMGPSGIGKTTLLRLIGGQIPPDSGEIWFNGENIPTLSRSRLYEARKKMSMLFQSGALFTDLSVFDNVAWPLREHTQLPKALLHSTVMMKLEAVGLRGAANLKPSELSGGMARRAALARAIALEPDLIMFDEPFVGQDPITMGVLVKLIDELNHSLGVTCIVVSHDVPEVLSIADYAYIIADQKVIAQGTAPELRDNEDARVRQFIDGIADGPVPFRFPAGDYLQDLVGSGS; this comes from the coding sequence ATGAGCCAGACGGAGACGAATTTGGTGGATGTGCGGGGCGTGAGTTTTTCCCGTGGCAACCGGCCGATTTTCGATAACATCTCGCTTACGGTGCCCAAAGGGAAGGTCACCGCGATAATGGGTCCTTCCGGCATAGGCAAAACCACTTTACTGCGTTTAATCGGCGGGCAGATCCCTCCGGACAGCGGTGAAATCTGGTTTAACGGCGAAAATATTCCCACGCTGTCGCGCTCACGCCTGTATGAGGCGCGTAAAAAAATGAGCATGCTGTTCCAGTCAGGGGCGTTATTCACCGATCTTAGCGTGTTTGATAACGTGGCATGGCCGCTGCGTGAACATACCCAGCTGCCAAAAGCGCTGCTGCATAGCACTGTGATGATGAAGCTGGAAGCGGTGGGCCTGCGCGGTGCCGCCAATCTCAAGCCTTCTGAACTCTCCGGCGGGATGGCGCGGCGTGCGGCACTGGCGCGTGCTATCGCGCTGGAGCCAGACTTGATCATGTTTGATGAACCCTTCGTGGGCCAGGATCCCATCACCATGGGCGTGCTGGTGAAGCTGATCGACGAACTGAATCACTCATTGGGCGTCACCTGTATCGTGGTATCGCACGATGTGCCTGAGGTGCTGAGCATTGCCGATTACGCTTATATCATTGCGGATCAGAAAGTGATCGCTCAGGGTACAGCCCCTGAACTGCGTGATAACGAAGATGCCCGCGTGCGTCAGTTTATTGACGGCATTGCTGATGGCCCGGTACCTTTCCGTTTCCCTGCAGGGGATTACCTGCAAGATTTAGTCGGCTCAGGGAGTTAA
- a CDS encoding calcium/sodium antiporter, with the protein MLVATALLIIGLVLLVYGADRLVFSAAILCRSLGIPPLIIGMTVVGIGTSLPELIVSFSAATHGQMDIAVGTAMGSNITNILLILGGAALLHPLTVHSRLVRRELPLMLLVTLLCGVMLFDNELSRNDGLAMIAIAAIYLMFIIKIARRAERENSDSLTREQLAELPRDDVGNTVAFLWLAVALIVLPMSTRMVIDNATVIADYFGVSELVIGLTIISVGTSLPELATVIAGALKGEDDIAIGNLIGSNIYNMAIVLGIPALIHPGTLDSAAFARDYWVMLGVSALFTLICLQRSRRIGRLAGALLLCGFIVWVGMLYQFPSVTFW; encoded by the coding sequence ATGCTCGTAGCTACAGCACTATTGATTATCGGTTTAGTCTTACTGGTTTATGGAGCCGATCGTCTGGTGTTTAGCGCCGCAATATTGTGCCGGTCGCTGGGGATTCCACCCTTGATTATAGGCATGACGGTGGTGGGCATTGGCACCTCATTACCGGAGCTGATTGTCTCCTTTTCCGCCGCCACGCACGGGCAGATGGATATCGCTGTTGGCACCGCGATGGGGTCAAATATTACCAATATTTTACTGATCCTTGGCGGCGCCGCGCTGCTGCACCCGCTCACCGTCCACTCCAGACTGGTACGCCGTGAGCTGCCGCTGATGCTGCTGGTGACGCTGCTGTGCGGCGTCATGCTGTTTGATAACGAGCTGAGCCGCAACGATGGTCTGGCGATGATCGCCATTGCCGCTATCTATCTGATGTTTATCATCAAGATTGCTCGCCGCGCCGAACGCGAAAACAGCGACTCGCTCACGCGTGAGCAGCTGGCTGAACTGCCGCGAGATGACGTCGGCAATACTGTCGCCTTTCTGTGGCTGGCAGTGGCGCTGATTGTGCTGCCGATGTCGACACGCATGGTCATCGACAACGCCACGGTGATTGCCGACTATTTCGGCGTCAGCGAACTGGTGATTGGCCTGACGATTATTTCGGTCGGCACCAGCCTGCCGGAGCTGGCAACGGTGATTGCTGGCGCGCTGAAGGGCGAAGATGATATCGCCATCGGCAACCTTATCGGCTCTAACATTTATAATATGGCAATTGTGCTGGGCATTCCGGCACTGATTCACCCAGGCACACTCGACTCCGCCGCTTTCGCCCGTGATTACTGGGTGATGCTGGGAGTCAGTGCCCTGTTTACACTGATCTGTTTGCAGCGCAGTCGCCGCATTGGTCGGCTGGCAGGCGCGTTGTTGCTGTGCGGATTTATCGTCTGGGTGGGAATGCTGTATCAGTTCCCCTCAGTGACCTTCTGGTAA
- the kdsD gene encoding arabinose-5-phosphate isomerase KdsD, whose product MAHITADPDFDFQQAGKEVLRIEREGLEQLDRYINDDFSRACELIYRCRGKVVVMGMGKSGHIGKKMAATFASTGTSAFFVHPAEASHGDLGMVSPSDVVIAISNSGESSEILALIPVLKRLHVSLICLTSRPDSAMGRAADIHLCVKVPQEACPLGLAPTTSTTATLVMGDALAVALLKARGFTQEDFALSHPGGALGRKLLLRVDDIMHSGSEMPHVSRDASLRDALLEITRKNMGMTVICNDLMKIEGIFTDGDLRRVFDMGIDIQHASIASVMTPGGVRVRPNTLAVDALNLMQNKNITCVMVADGDQLLGVVHMHDMLRAGVV is encoded by the coding sequence ATGGCGCATATCACGGCCGATCCCGACTTTGACTTTCAACAGGCCGGGAAAGAGGTTTTACGGATTGAACGTGAAGGGCTGGAACAGCTCGATCGGTACATTAACGACGACTTTAGCCGGGCCTGCGAGCTGATTTATCGCTGCCGTGGCAAAGTCGTGGTGATGGGGATGGGCAAATCCGGTCATATCGGTAAGAAGATGGCGGCGACCTTTGCCAGCACCGGTACGTCAGCATTTTTTGTTCATCCGGCTGAGGCCAGCCACGGCGATCTCGGTATGGTAAGCCCATCCGATGTGGTGATTGCCATTTCCAACTCCGGCGAGTCCTCCGAAATTCTGGCGCTGATCCCGGTGCTAAAACGCCTGCATGTTTCGCTAATCTGCCTCACCAGCCGCCCTGACAGCGCAATGGGACGTGCGGCAGATATCCACCTGTGTGTTAAAGTGCCGCAGGAAGCCTGCCCGCTGGGCCTGGCCCCGACCACCAGCACCACCGCAACCTTAGTGATGGGTGATGCCCTGGCCGTTGCGCTGCTAAAAGCTCGCGGTTTTACCCAGGAAGATTTTGCGCTCTCTCACCCTGGCGGGGCGCTGGGCCGTAAACTGCTGCTGCGCGTTGATGATATCATGCACTCCGGCAGCGAGATGCCGCACGTCAGCCGTGATGCTTCTCTGCGTGATGCCCTACTGGAAATCACCCGTAAAAACATGGGAATGACGGTAATCTGCAATGACTTGATGAAAATCGAAGGCATCTTTACCGACGGTGATTTACGCCGCGTATTCGATATGGGCATTGATATCCAGCATGCCAGTATCGCCAGCGTGATGACGCCAGGTGGCGTGCGCGTGCGCCCGAATACGCTGGCCGTGGATGCGTTAAACCTGATGCAGAATAAAAATATTACCTGCGTAATGGTCGCCGATGGCGATCAGCTGCTCGGCGTGGTTCACATGCATGACATGCTGCGCGCAGGCGTTGTATAA
- the kdsC gene encoding 3-deoxy-manno-octulosonate-8-phosphatase KdsC yields the protein MSNPVATIETCYGAVSQQVMAQAQQIKLLICDVDGVMSDGVIYQGNNGEELKAFNVRDGYGIRCLLTSGIEVAIITGRKAKLLEDRCATLGITHLYQGQTDKLLAFRELLDTLSLRAGQVAYIGDDLIDWPVMAEVGLSVTVADAHPVLLPRADYVTRIAGGRGAVREICDLILIAQGKFEEAKGQSV from the coding sequence ATGAGCAATCCAGTAGCCACCATTGAGACCTGTTATGGCGCAGTCAGCCAGCAGGTCATGGCGCAGGCACAGCAAATTAAGCTGTTGATTTGTGACGTTGACGGCGTGATGTCCGACGGGGTGATTTACCAGGGAAATAACGGTGAAGAGCTCAAAGCCTTCAACGTGCGCGATGGTTATGGCATTCGCTGCCTGCTGACCAGCGGCATTGAAGTGGCGATTATTACCGGCCGTAAAGCCAAACTGCTGGAAGATCGCTGCGCCACGCTGGGAATTACCCATCTTTACCAGGGACAGACAGATAAGCTTTTGGCCTTCCGTGAACTTCTGGATACACTATCGCTTCGTGCCGGGCAGGTTGCCTATATTGGTGATGACCTGATCGACTGGCCGGTCATGGCGGAAGTTGGCCTGAGTGTGACCGTGGCCGATGCACACCCTGTTTTATTGCCCCGTGCGGACTACGTGACCCGAATTGCCGGGGGACGCGGTGCCGTGAGGGAAATTTGCGATCTTATTTTGATCGCGCAAGGTAAGTTTGAAGAGGCCAAAGGGCAGTCAGTATGA
- the lptC gene encoding LPS export ABC transporter periplasmic protein LptC, translated as MSKTRRWITLILALVAIVLIGWNLTGNDSDSNATRSDDTEPTYMSDNSHTVVYNPEGALSYKLVSDKVTYFQTEAVSWFDNPVMTTYDENKIPTWSVRADKAKLTNDRMLYLYGHVEVNSLTKDAQLERIKTDNAQINLTTQDVTSDDQVTLYGRSFNSTGMKMRGNLRKKTAELIEKVKTSYEIQNEQQP; from the coding sequence ATGAGCAAAACAAGACGCTGGATAACGCTGATACTGGCGCTGGTCGCCATTGTGCTGATCGGCTGGAACCTGACCGGAAACGACAGCGATAGCAACGCGACCCGGAGTGACGACACGGAACCGACCTATATGAGCGATAATTCTCATACGGTGGTGTACAACCCTGAGGGCGCGCTGAGCTATAAGCTGGTGTCAGACAAGGTCACCTACTTCCAGACCGAAGCGGTGAGCTGGTTTGATAACCCGGTGATGACGACCTACGACGAAAACAAAATTCCAACCTGGTCGGTGCGGGCGGACAAAGCCAAGCTCACTAATGACCGCATGCTTTATCTCTATGGTCATGTGGAAGTGAACAGCCTGACCAAAGACGCTCAGCTTGAGCGGATTAAAACCGATAACGCTCAAATTAACCTGACCACTCAGGATGTCACTTCAGACGATCAGGTTACGCTTTATGGCCGCAGCTTTAACTCTACAGGTATGAAGATGCGTGGGAATTTACGGAAGAAAACTGCCGAGTTGATTGAAAAGGTCAAAACATCTTATGAAATTCAAAATGAACAACAGCCTTAA
- the lptA gene encoding lipopolysaccharide ABC transporter substrate-binding protein LptA, which produces MKFKMNNSLKLLTASLLLAASLPALALTGDSEKPVNVDSENQALDMQGNVATFTGKVIVTQGSIKITADKVVVTRPGGDSNKTIVDAYGNPATFYQMQDNGKPVQGHAQKMHYELAKDLVELTGNAYLEQLDSNVKGDKITYLVKEQKMQAFGSTGKRVTTVLVPSQLQDKGTQSNGQKKSN; this is translated from the coding sequence ATGAAATTCAAAATGAACAACAGCCTTAAACTTCTGACGGCATCACTGCTGCTTGCCGCCAGCCTGCCCGCTCTGGCACTGACCGGCGACTCCGAGAAACCGGTTAACGTCGATTCAGAAAACCAGGCGCTGGATATGCAGGGCAACGTGGCTACCTTTACCGGCAAAGTTATCGTCACCCAGGGTTCGATCAAAATCACCGCGGATAAAGTGGTGGTGACCCGTCCGGGCGGCGACAGCAATAAAACCATTGTTGATGCCTATGGTAATCCGGCAACTTTCTACCAGATGCAGGATAACGGCAAGCCGGTGCAGGGCCACGCCCAGAAAATGCATTACGAGCTGGCAAAAGACCTGGTCGAACTGACCGGCAACGCTTATCTGGAACAGCTCGACAGCAACGTGAAAGGTGACAAAATCACCTATCTGGTCAAAGAGCAAAAAATGCAGGCCTTTGGCAGCACCGGCAAACGCGTCACCACCGTGTTAGTGCCGTCGCAGTTGCAGGATAAAGGCACTCAGTCAAACGGTCAGAAAAAGAGTAACTAA
- the lptB gene encoding LPS export ABC transporter ATP-binding protein — MATLIAENLAKAYKGRRVVEDVSLEVKSGEIVGLLGPNGAGKTTTFYMVVGIVPRDAGRIVIDDEDISILPLHARARRGIGYLPQEASIFRRLSVYDNLMAVLQIRDDLTSEQRDDRANELLAEFHIEHLRDSLGQALSGGERRRVEIARALAANPKFILLDEPFAGVDPISVIDIKKIIEHLRDSGLGVLITDHNVRETLAVCERAYIVSQGHLIAHGTPEAILADEQVKRVYLGEEFRL; from the coding sequence ATGGCAACCTTAATTGCGGAAAACCTGGCGAAGGCCTACAAAGGCCGTCGCGTGGTTGAAGATGTCAGCCTGGAAGTTAAATCCGGCGAAATCGTCGGCCTGCTGGGCCCGAACGGTGCAGGTAAAACCACCACCTTCTACATGGTGGTGGGGATTGTGCCGCGTGATGCGGGGCGTATCGTGATCGACGATGAAGACATCAGTATTCTGCCACTGCATGCCCGTGCGCGTCGTGGTATTGGCTACCTGCCTCAGGAAGCCTCCATCTTCCGTCGTCTGAGCGTTTACGACAACCTGATGGCCGTCCTGCAGATCCGTGATGACCTGACCAGCGAGCAGCGCGACGACCGCGCGAATGAACTGCTGGCCGAGTTCCACATTGAGCACCTGCGCGACAGCCTGGGTCAGGCGCTTTCCGGTGGTGAACGCCGCCGCGTCGAGATTGCCCGCGCGCTGGCCGCTAACCCGAAGTTTATCCTGCTGGATGAGCCCTTTGCCGGTGTTGACCCGATCTCCGTCATTGATATTAAAAAGATTATTGAGCACCTGCGTGACAGCGGTCTGGGCGTGTTGATCACCGACCATAACGTACGCGAAACGCTGGCAGTCTGCGAACGAGCCTATATCGTCAGCCAGGGGCATCTGATCGCCCATGGCACCCCGGAAGCGATCCTGGCCGATGAGCAAGTTAAGCGCGTCTATTTGGGTGAAGAGTTCAGACTCTGA
- the rpoN gene encoding RNA polymerase factor sigma-54 translates to MKQGLQLRLSQQLAMTPQLQQAIRLLQLSTLELQQEIQLALESNPLLEQTDIHEEVDTREYQETEALDTREALEQKDMPEELPLDATWDEIYTAGTPSGTGTDYHDDELPVYQGETTQTLQDYLMWQVELTPFTDTDRAIATSIVDAVDDTGYLTVTLDEILGSIGDDELSMDEVEAVLKRVQRFDPVGVCARDLRDCLMVQLSQFPTDFPLLKEARLIVGEHLDLLANHDFRSLMRVTRLKEEVLKGAMQLIQTLDPRPGQSINTQEPEYVIPDVLVRKASNRWTVELNADSVPRLKINQHYASLGASSRSDSDTQFIRSNLQEAKWLIKSLESRNDTLLKVTRCIVDQQQAFFEQGEEFMRPMVLADIASAVEMHESTISRVTTQKYLHSPRGIFELKYFFSSHVNTEGGGEASSTAIRALVKKLISAENPAKPLSDSKLTTLLSDQGIMVARRTVAKYRESLSIPPSNQRKQLV, encoded by the coding sequence ATGAAGCAAGGTTTACAACTCAGGCTGAGCCAACAGCTTGCCATGACGCCACAACTGCAGCAGGCCATTCGCCTGCTGCAACTCTCTACGCTTGAACTACAGCAGGAAATTCAGCTGGCGCTGGAAAGTAACCCGTTGCTTGAACAGACCGACATTCACGAAGAAGTTGATACCCGCGAATATCAGGAAACCGAAGCGCTGGATACCCGCGAGGCGCTGGAACAGAAGGACATGCCGGAAGAGCTGCCGCTCGATGCCACCTGGGATGAGATCTACACCGCCGGCACGCCATCCGGTACGGGCACTGACTATCATGATGATGAACTGCCGGTCTATCAGGGTGAAACCACCCAGACGCTGCAGGATTACCTGATGTGGCAGGTTGAACTGACGCCGTTTACCGACACTGACCGCGCGATAGCAACCTCGATTGTTGATGCGGTTGACGATACAGGCTATCTCACCGTGACGCTGGATGAAATCCTCGGCAGCATTGGTGATGACGAGCTGTCGATGGATGAAGTTGAAGCGGTGCTGAAGCGCGTACAGCGTTTTGACCCGGTCGGCGTCTGCGCCCGCGATCTGCGCGATTGCCTGATGGTGCAGCTCTCTCAGTTTCCGACTGATTTTCCACTGCTGAAAGAGGCGCGCTTAATCGTCGGCGAGCACCTGGATCTGCTGGCAAACCACGACTTCCGCAGCCTGATGCGCGTCACCCGCCTGAAGGAAGAGGTGCTGAAAGGGGCGATGCAGTTGATCCAGACCCTCGACCCGCGCCCGGGCCAGTCGATCAACACCCAGGAACCAGAATACGTCATCCCGGATGTACTGGTACGCAAAGCCAGCAATCGCTGGACGGTGGAACTCAACGCCGACAGCGTGCCGCGCCTGAAGATTAACCAGCATTACGCTTCCCTCGGCGCCAGCTCGCGCAGCGACAGCGACACGCAGTTTATTCGCAGCAATCTGCAGGAAGCGAAGTGGCTGATTAAAAGCCTGGAAAGCCGCAACGATACGCTGCTGAAGGTAACGCGCTGTATCGTCGACCAGCAGCAGGCCTTTTTCGAGCAGGGTGAAGAGTTCATGCGTCCGATGGTGTTGGCCGATATTGCCAGCGCCGTAGAAATGCACGAGTCGACTATCTCGCGCGTGACCACGCAGAAATACCTGCACAGCCCGCGCGGCATTTTTGAACTGAAGTATTTTTTCTCCAGCCACGTCAATACCGAGGGCGGTGGCGAAGCCTCCTCCACGGCGATCCGTGCGCTGGTGAAGAAATTAATCTCGGCGGAGAATCCCGCCAAACCGCTCAGCGACAGCAAGCTCACCACCCTTCTTTCCGATCAGGGGATTATGGTGGCCCGGCGCACTGTGGCAAAATACCGAGAGTCTTTATCCATCCCACCATCAAACCAGCGCAAACAGCTGGTCTGA
- the hpf gene encoding ribosome hibernation promoting factor, whose amino-acid sequence MQLNITGQHVEITQPLRDFLTEKFAKLEHYFDRINQVYIVLKVEKVTQIADATLHVNGGELHATSEDKDMYAAIDGLVDKLARQLNKHKDKLKQH is encoded by the coding sequence ATGCAGCTCAATATCACTGGACAACACGTTGAAATCACCCAGCCACTGCGTGATTTTTTAACTGAAAAGTTTGCCAAACTGGAACACTACTTTGACCGCATCAATCAGGTCTATATCGTGTTAAAGGTGGAGAAAGTGACACAGATTGCAGATGCCACGCTGCATGTGAACGGTGGGGAGCTGCACGCCACCTCGGAAGATAAAGATATGTACGCGGCGATTGACGGGCTGGTTGATAAGCTCGCCCGCCAGTTAAATAAACATAAAGATAAGCTAAAACAACACTAA
- the ptsN gene encoding PTS IIA-like nitrogen regulatory protein PtsN, which produces MMNNDLKLELGSVLSVACTRNGVHCQSKKRALEIISELAAKQLNLPHQTIFEAILTRERMGSTGIGNGIAIPHGKLEEDTLRAVGVFIRLDQPIAFDAIDNQPVDLLFALLVPADQCKTHLHTLSLVAKRLADKTVLRRLRAAQTDEDLYEIITEDHEES; this is translated from the coding sequence ATGATGAACAATGATCTGAAACTGGAACTGGGCTCCGTATTGAGCGTTGCGTGTACCCGTAATGGCGTGCACTGTCAGAGCAAAAAACGGGCGCTGGAAATTATCAGCGAGCTGGCAGCGAAGCAGTTAAATCTGCCGCACCAGACAATTTTCGAAGCTATCCTGACGCGTGAGCGTATGGGCAGTACCGGCATTGGCAACGGCATTGCCATCCCGCACGGTAAGCTGGAAGAAGATACGCTGCGCGCCGTTGGGGTGTTTATTCGCCTTGACCAGCCTATCGCGTTTGACGCCATTGATAATCAGCCGGTAGACCTGCTGTTTGCCCTGCTGGTTCCGGCAGATCAGTGCAAGACGCATCTGCACACGCTGTCGCTGGTGGCCAAACGCCTGGCCGATAAAACGGTGCTGCGCCGTTTACGTGCCGCTCAGACCGATGAAGATCTGTATGAGATCATCACGGAAGATCACGAAGAGAGCTAA